The Synchiropus splendidus isolate RoL2022-P1 chromosome 1, RoL_Sspl_1.0, whole genome shotgun sequence genome includes a window with the following:
- the ralgps2 gene encoding ras-specific guanine nucleotide-releasing factor RalGPS2 isoform X3, translating into MMDFPNGQSTINTTAPTLSERSSSSDSLSDKGSSELKKSFDAVVFDVLKVTPEEYAGQITLMDAPVFKAIQPEELSSCGWNKKEKHSSAPNVVAFTRRFNQTSFWVCREILHAQTLKIRAEVLSLYIRTAKKLCDMNNLHAVMAVVSALQSAPIFRLSKTWALLSRKDKATFDRLDFLMSKEDNYKRLRDFISSQSMVSCIPYLGMYLSDLTYIDSAYPSTGSILENEQRSNLMNNILRIISDLQRSCTYDIQVLPHIQKYLNSVRYIEELQKFVEDDNYKLSQKIEPGTSTPRGNASKEDLVCPEASASPLCGRKCTLTGEGTKVPATPPSPRNLLPYGHRKCHSLGYNSAESEELAVHLYPGAVAVQGVLRRKTLLKEGKKPTVASWTKYWVALCGTQLYYYPAKSLKATERKHFKSTSTKSVSVVGLMAMMADDPEHPDVFLLTDSEHGNTYKYQAGSRMNALLWFKHLSTACQKNRQQVPANLMSFE; encoded by the exons ATGATGGACTTCCCAAATGGCCAATCTACCATCAATACCACTGCTCCAACATTGTCGGAG aggagcagcagttcgGATTCCCTCAGTGACAAGGGATCTTCCGAGCTGAAGAAGAGCTTTGATGCTGTTGTATTTGATGTGCTGAAGGTCACTCCTGAAGAATATGCC GGCCAGATTACTCTCATGGATGCTCCTGTTTTCAAAGCCATCCAGCCAGAG GAGTTGTCTAGCTGTGGCTGGAACAAGAAGGAGAAACACAGTTCTGCTCCCAATGTCGTGGCCTTCACCCGCAGATTCAACCAA ACAAGTTTCTGGGTATGTCGAGAGATTCTTCATGCACAGACATTAAAGATCAGAGCTGAGGTCTTGAGTCTTTACATTCGCACCGCCAAG AAACTGTGTGACATGAACAACCTTCATGCAGTGATGGCTGTTGTGTCCGCCCTACAAAGTGCCCCCATCTTCAGGCTTAGCAAAACGTGGGCG TTGTTAAGCCGGAAGGACAAGGCAACGTTTGACCGGCTGGACTTCCTGATGTCTAAAGAAGATAACTATAAGCGTCTGAGAGACTTCATCAGCAGCCAGAGCATGGTGTCGTGTATACCCTACCTAG GGATGTACCTGTCTGACCTCACGTACATCGACTCGGCATACCCTTCCACTGGCAGCATACTGGAGAATGAACAGAGATCCAATCTGATGAATAACATTCTCAGAATCATATCGGACTTGCAGAGATCCTGTACCTATG ATATCCAGGTGTTGCCTCACATACAGAAGTATCTCAACTCAGTCCGGTACATCGAGGAGCTGCAGAAGTTTGTGGAGGATGACAATTACAA GTTGTCACAGAAAATCGAGCCAGGTACCAGCACTCCCCGAGGAAATGCATCTAAAGAGGATCTTGTCT GCCCAGAAGCATCAGCGTCCCCTCTTTGTGGCCGTAAATGTACATTAACTGGGGAAGGTACGAAGGTTCCGGCCACACCCCCCTCACCTCGAAACCTGCTGCCATATGGCCACAGGAAGTGCCACAGCTTGGGTTACAA CTCAGCGGAGTCCGAGGAACTTGCGGTTCACTTGTATCCAGGAGCAGTGGCAGTCCAGGGAGTGTTGAGACGTAAAACCCTTCTGAAGGAGGGCAAAAAACCAACA GTGGCCTCTTGGACCAAATACTGGGTTGCTCTCTGCGGAACTCAGTTGTACTACTACCCTGCAAAGTCCCTGAAAGCCACAGAGAGGAAACAT TTCAAGTCAACCTCCACTAAGAGCGTGAGTGTTGTGGGCTTAATGGCCATGATGGCCGACGATCCAGAACACCCGGATGTCTTCTTgctgactgactcagaacacG GTAACACCTATAAGTACCAAGCAGGCTCGAGGATGAATGCTCTGCTTTGGTTCAAGCATCTGAGCACCGCCTGTCAGAAAAACCGACAGCAG GTACCAGCCAACCTGATGTCATTCGAGTGA
- the ralgps2 gene encoding ras-specific guanine nucleotide-releasing factor RalGPS2 isoform X2, with protein sequence MMDFPNGQSTINTTAPTLSERSSSSDSLSDKGSSELKKSFDAVVFDVLKVTPEEYAGQITLMDAPVFKAIQPEELSSCGWNKKEKHSSAPNVVAFTRRFNQTSFWVCREILHAQTLKIRAEVLSLYIRTAKKLCDMNNLHAVMAVVSALQSAPIFRLSKTWALLSRKDKATFDRLDFLMSKEDNYKRLRDFISSQSMVSCIPYLGMYLSDLTYIDSAYPSTGSILENEQRSNLMNNILRIISDLQRSCTYDIQVLPHIQKYLNSVRYIEELQKFVEDDNYKLSQKIEPGTSTPRGNASKEDLVCPEASASPLCGRKCTLTGEGTKVPATPPSPRNLLPYGHRKCHSLGYNFIHKMNTVEFKSATFPNASSRHLLDDSVMESHSPTRGQAESSTLSSGISLGSSEGSELSEEVSWPAFESSAESEELAVHLYPGAVAVQGVLRRKTLLKEGKKPTVASWTKYWVALCGTQLYYYPAKSLKATERKHFKSTSTKSVSVVGLMAMMADDPEHPDVFLLTDSEHGNTYKYQAGSRMNALLWFKHLSTACQKNRQQVPANLMSFE encoded by the exons ATGATGGACTTCCCAAATGGCCAATCTACCATCAATACCACTGCTCCAACATTGTCGGAG aggagcagcagttcgGATTCCCTCAGTGACAAGGGATCTTCCGAGCTGAAGAAGAGCTTTGATGCTGTTGTATTTGATGTGCTGAAGGTCACTCCTGAAGAATATGCC GGCCAGATTACTCTCATGGATGCTCCTGTTTTCAAAGCCATCCAGCCAGAG GAGTTGTCTAGCTGTGGCTGGAACAAGAAGGAGAAACACAGTTCTGCTCCCAATGTCGTGGCCTTCACCCGCAGATTCAACCAA ACAAGTTTCTGGGTATGTCGAGAGATTCTTCATGCACAGACATTAAAGATCAGAGCTGAGGTCTTGAGTCTTTACATTCGCACCGCCAAG AAACTGTGTGACATGAACAACCTTCATGCAGTGATGGCTGTTGTGTCCGCCCTACAAAGTGCCCCCATCTTCAGGCTTAGCAAAACGTGGGCG TTGTTAAGCCGGAAGGACAAGGCAACGTTTGACCGGCTGGACTTCCTGATGTCTAAAGAAGATAACTATAAGCGTCTGAGAGACTTCATCAGCAGCCAGAGCATGGTGTCGTGTATACCCTACCTAG GGATGTACCTGTCTGACCTCACGTACATCGACTCGGCATACCCTTCCACTGGCAGCATACTGGAGAATGAACAGAGATCCAATCTGATGAATAACATTCTCAGAATCATATCGGACTTGCAGAGATCCTGTACCTATG ATATCCAGGTGTTGCCTCACATACAGAAGTATCTCAACTCAGTCCGGTACATCGAGGAGCTGCAGAAGTTTGTGGAGGATGACAATTACAA GTTGTCACAGAAAATCGAGCCAGGTACCAGCACTCCCCGAGGAAATGCATCTAAAGAGGATCTTGTCT GCCCAGAAGCATCAGCGTCCCCTCTTTGTGGCCGTAAATGTACATTAACTGGGGAAGGTACGAAGGTTCCGGCCACACCCCCCTCACCTCGAAACCTGCTGCCATATGGCCACAGGAAGTGCCACAGCTTGGGTTACAA ttttattcACAAAATGAATACAGTGGAGTTCAAAAGTGCTACCTTCCCCAATGCCAGTTCTCGCCATCTGTTGGATGATAGTGTAATGGAGAGTCACAGCCCGACAAGGGGGCAAGCAGAGAGCTCAACCTTGTCTAGTGGTATTTCACTTG GGAGCAGTGAGGGCTCGGAGCTCAGTGAAGAAGTGTCCTGGCCGGCTTTTGAGAG CTCAGCGGAGTCCGAGGAACTTGCGGTTCACTTGTATCCAGGAGCAGTGGCAGTCCAGGGAGTGTTGAGACGTAAAACCCTTCTGAAGGAGGGCAAAAAACCAACA GTGGCCTCTTGGACCAAATACTGGGTTGCTCTCTGCGGAACTCAGTTGTACTACTACCCTGCAAAGTCCCTGAAAGCCACAGAGAGGAAACAT TTCAAGTCAACCTCCACTAAGAGCGTGAGTGTTGTGGGCTTAATGGCCATGATGGCCGACGATCCAGAACACCCGGATGTCTTCTTgctgactgactcagaacacG GTAACACCTATAAGTACCAAGCAGGCTCGAGGATGAATGCTCTGCTTTGGTTCAAGCATCTGAGCACCGCCTGTCAGAAAAACCGACAGCAG GTACCAGCCAACCTGATGTCATTCGAGTGA
- the ralgps2 gene encoding ras-specific guanine nucleotide-releasing factor RalGPS2 isoform X1, whose amino-acid sequence MMDFPNGQSTINTTAPTLSERSSSSDSLSDKGSSELKKSFDAVVFDVLKVTPEEYAGQITLMDAPVFKAIQPEELSSCGWNKKEKHSSAPNVVAFTRRFNQTSFWVCREILHAQTLKIRAEVLSLYIRTAKKLCDMNNLHAVMAVVSALQSAPIFRLSKTWALLSRKDKATFDRLDFLMSKEDNYKRLRDFISSQSMVSCIPYLGMYLSDLTYIDSAYPSTGSILENEQRSNLMNNILRIISDLQRSCTYDIQVLPHIQKYLNSVRYIEELQKFVEDDNYKLSQKIEPGTSTPRGNASKEDLVCPEASASPLCGRKCTLTGEGTKVPATPPSPRNLLPYGHRKCHSLGYNFIHKMNTVEFKSATFPNASSRHLLDDSVMESHSPTRGQAESSTLSSGISLGSSEGSELSEEVSWPAFERTRFYHSLGPVTRVARIPYRGVLRPSSSAESEELAVHLYPGAVAVQGVLRRKTLLKEGKKPTVASWTKYWVALCGTQLYYYPAKSLKATERKHFKSTSTKSVSVVGLMAMMADDPEHPDVFLLTDSEHGNTYKYQAGSRMNALLWFKHLSTACQKNRQQVPANLMSFE is encoded by the exons ATGATGGACTTCCCAAATGGCCAATCTACCATCAATACCACTGCTCCAACATTGTCGGAG aggagcagcagttcgGATTCCCTCAGTGACAAGGGATCTTCCGAGCTGAAGAAGAGCTTTGATGCTGTTGTATTTGATGTGCTGAAGGTCACTCCTGAAGAATATGCC GGCCAGATTACTCTCATGGATGCTCCTGTTTTCAAAGCCATCCAGCCAGAG GAGTTGTCTAGCTGTGGCTGGAACAAGAAGGAGAAACACAGTTCTGCTCCCAATGTCGTGGCCTTCACCCGCAGATTCAACCAA ACAAGTTTCTGGGTATGTCGAGAGATTCTTCATGCACAGACATTAAAGATCAGAGCTGAGGTCTTGAGTCTTTACATTCGCACCGCCAAG AAACTGTGTGACATGAACAACCTTCATGCAGTGATGGCTGTTGTGTCCGCCCTACAAAGTGCCCCCATCTTCAGGCTTAGCAAAACGTGGGCG TTGTTAAGCCGGAAGGACAAGGCAACGTTTGACCGGCTGGACTTCCTGATGTCTAAAGAAGATAACTATAAGCGTCTGAGAGACTTCATCAGCAGCCAGAGCATGGTGTCGTGTATACCCTACCTAG GGATGTACCTGTCTGACCTCACGTACATCGACTCGGCATACCCTTCCACTGGCAGCATACTGGAGAATGAACAGAGATCCAATCTGATGAATAACATTCTCAGAATCATATCGGACTTGCAGAGATCCTGTACCTATG ATATCCAGGTGTTGCCTCACATACAGAAGTATCTCAACTCAGTCCGGTACATCGAGGAGCTGCAGAAGTTTGTGGAGGATGACAATTACAA GTTGTCACAGAAAATCGAGCCAGGTACCAGCACTCCCCGAGGAAATGCATCTAAAGAGGATCTTGTCT GCCCAGAAGCATCAGCGTCCCCTCTTTGTGGCCGTAAATGTACATTAACTGGGGAAGGTACGAAGGTTCCGGCCACACCCCCCTCACCTCGAAACCTGCTGCCATATGGCCACAGGAAGTGCCACAGCTTGGGTTACAA ttttattcACAAAATGAATACAGTGGAGTTCAAAAGTGCTACCTTCCCCAATGCCAGTTCTCGCCATCTGTTGGATGATAGTGTAATGGAGAGTCACAGCCCGACAAGGGGGCAAGCAGAGAGCTCAACCTTGTCTAGTGGTATTTCACTTG GGAGCAGTGAGGGCTCGGAGCTCAGTGAAGAAGTGTCCTGGCCGGCTTTTGAGAG GACTCGGTTCTATCACTCTTTGGGCCCGGTGACCCGTGTAGCCCGCATCCCCTACAGAGGAGTCCTAAGGCCCAGCAG CTCAGCGGAGTCCGAGGAACTTGCGGTTCACTTGTATCCAGGAGCAGTGGCAGTCCAGGGAGTGTTGAGACGTAAAACCCTTCTGAAGGAGGGCAAAAAACCAACA GTGGCCTCTTGGACCAAATACTGGGTTGCTCTCTGCGGAACTCAGTTGTACTACTACCCTGCAAAGTCCCTGAAAGCCACAGAGAGGAAACAT TTCAAGTCAACCTCCACTAAGAGCGTGAGTGTTGTGGGCTTAATGGCCATGATGGCCGACGATCCAGAACACCCGGATGTCTTCTTgctgactgactcagaacacG GTAACACCTATAAGTACCAAGCAGGCTCGAGGATGAATGCTCTGCTTTGGTTCAAGCATCTGAGCACCGCCTGTCAGAAAAACCGACAGCAG GTACCAGCCAACCTGATGTCATTCGAGTGA
- the angptl1a gene encoding angiopoietin-related protein 1a — protein MQGLMWSLFTLICLSLWQESYCKNSREARRTKEPLLHRTKRAPMDPDAKRCSYTFLVPEERITGPICASTTGPEPDKDRVTRMDISDVRDVLNKQRREIETLQLVVDVDGNLVNEMKLLRKESRNMNSRVTQLYMQLLHEIIRKRDNSLELAQLENRVLNVTSEMMRLASRYKELETRFATMAGVVNNQSVLISALEEQCLRTLGRGELPVGPPLVQVVPQNIPVNNRFTNEIQRDSNKRAISRGSRMNSPTASPFGIDPPPPQGTLTSDGPFKDCYEVRLAGHTTSGMYLLKTDSSDRLIQAWCEHGLDNGGWTVLQRRKDGSVNFFRNWENYKKGFGNIDGEHWLGLENIYNLGKQRDYKLMVELEDWTGKKVYAEYSSFRLEAESEGYRLRLGTYQGNAGDSFSSHNGKQFTTLDRDKDAFSGNCAHFHKGGWWYNACGQTNLNGVWYSGGVYRSKFQDGIFWAEYGGGFYSLKSVRLMIRPID, from the exons ATGCAGGGGCTGATGTGGAGTCTCTTCACACTGATCTGCCTCTCACTCTGGCAGGAAAGTTACTGCAAGAACTCCAGGGAAGCCCGAAGGACCAAAGAGCCGTTGCTCCACAGGACTAAAAGAGCTCCTATGGATCCCGATGCAAAAAGGTGTTCATACACCTTTCTTGTCCCAGAGGAAAGGATCACAG GTCCCATATGTGCCAGCACCACAGGTCCAGAGCCCGACAAGGATAGAGTGACCCGCATGGACATTTCAGATGTGCGGGATGTGCTCAACAAACAGAGACGAGAGATTGAGACACTACAGCTGGTGGTGGATGTTGATGGTAACTTAGTCAATGAGATGAAGCTACTCAGGAAGGAGAGCAGGAACATGAACTCGAGGGTGACCCAGCTCTATATGCAGCTGTTGCATGAGATCATCAGGAAAAGAGACAACTCTCTGGAGCTTGCCCAGCTGGAAAATCGGGTCCTCAATGTGACATCTGAGATGATGCGGCTGGCTTCAAGATACAAGGAGCTGGAAACTCGATTTGCAACAATGGCTGGAGTCGTCAACAACCAGTCAGTCCTTATCTCTGCACTTGAGGAACAGTGTCTAAGAACTCTAGGACGTGGTGAGCTGCCAGTCGGTCCTCCACTGGTGCAGGTAGTACCACAAAACATTCCAGTAAACAACCGTTTCACCAATGAGATTCAGCGTGACAGTAATAAGAGAGCCATCTCCAGGGGATCCCGCATGAATTCTCCCACAGCAAGCCCTTTTGGGATTGACCCTCCACCCCCACAGGGAACTCTCACATCAGACG GTCCTTTCAAAGATTGTTATGAGGTGCGACTAGCTGGTCACACAACCAGTGGAATGTATCTCCTGAAGACTGACAGTAGTGACAGACTGATCCAGGCCTGGTGTGAACATGGCCTTGACAACGGAGGATGGACTGTGTTGCAAAGAAGAAAAGATGGCTCAGTGAATTTCTTTCGCAATTGGGAAAACTATAAA AAAGGTTTTGGAAACATAGATGGTGAACACTGGCTAGGCCTGGAGAACATCTACAACCTAGGGAAACAGCGGGACTACAAGCTCATGGTGGAATTGGAGGATTGGACTGGAAAGAAAGTGTATGCCGAGTACAGCAGCTTTCGTCTGGAGGCGGAGAGTGAGGGTTATCGACTGCGGCTGGGAACCTACCAAGGCAATGCTGGAGATTCCTTCAGTAGCCACAACGGCAAACAGTTCACAACCCTAGATCGAGACAAGGATGCTTTTTCAG GTAATTGCGCCCACTTCCACAAGGGTGGATGGTGGTACAACGCGTGTGGTCAGACCAACCTGAATGGTGTGTGGTACAGTGGTGGTGTGTACCGCAGCAAATTTCAAGACGGAATCTTCTGGGCGGAATATGGTGGAGGCTTTTACTCACTCAAGTCAGTGCGTCTGATGATACGACCAATTGACTAA